The Clostridium sporogenes region ATCTTTAAGGTTATGGAATCTAGATAAGGATAATATAACAAATCTTAAAAAGAAGAGAAATGCTGAGTTGCTCCAGATAATAGAGAAGGAATTTAAATTACCTTATAAGATTGAAGAAAAAATAACTCCAGGTAAAGGAGTCAAAGTCTATAATAGAATATATATAAATCAGGATCATGAATTCGAGTGGCCAGATTTAAAAGCAGAAGAGGATGATGGAAAAGGCTTTTGTTATGGGCTTAGAAATCAAGTAGCTATATTAGTAGATGGAACAGTAGTACCCTGTTGTTTAGATGGGGAAGGGGTAATTAATCTTGGAAACATAAATAAGATTGATTTTTCTAAGATAATAAATAACGAAAGGGCTAACAATATTTTAGATGGCTTTTCAAGGAGAGAAGTAGTAGAAGAATTGTGTAGAAAATGTGGATATAGAAAGAAATTTAGTATTTAAACAACAATAAGAATCAGTGTATGTGAAAACTAAATATATTTTTACTTATATGATTAGTTAATTAGATAATACTATAAAAATATAATTTAAGAAAATTTATATATTAAAACATGAGATACGACAAATATTATATTAGTATAAACAGTATTTGTTGTTAAAAAATTAATTATATAAAAAAAACTTGAAAACTTGAAAACGATATGATATTATATGATTGTAATTTAATTATAAAATTTAATTATTTCAGGCAGAGATATTGAGAGCCTTAATTTAAAAGGGGATTGTTATACCCATTTTAAATTAAGGCTCTTTTGATTTATAAGGAGGAGTAAGTAATATGTTTGATGTTACAATTATAGGTTCAGGGGTTACAGGAGCTGCTGTGGCTAGAGAGTTATCTAAATATAATTTAAAAACTTGTGTAGTAGAAAAAGCAATAGATGTAGCTAGTGGTACAAGTAAAGCTAATAGTGGTATTGTACATGCTGGTGAAGATCCAATTCCAGGAACTCTAAAGGCTAAGATGAATGTTAGAGGAAATGAAATGTTCGACAAATTACAAGAAGAAATAGATTTCCCATTTAAAAGAAATGAATCCTTTGTTTTATGCTTTGATGAAAAGGATATTGAAAAGCTAGAAGAACTAAGACAAAGAGGGTTAAAAAATGGTCTTCCAGATACAATGGAAATACTAAATAGAGAAGAAGCTTTAAAGTTAGAACCTAATTTATCAGAATATGTAGTGGCTGCTCTTAGACTTCCTACAGGAGGAATAGTATCTCCTTATGAATTTAATATAGCTCTTGCAGAATCAGCAGCTATGAATGGTGTAGAGTTTAAACTTGAAACAGAAATAATTGATATAGAGAAAAAACAAGATGGATATATATTAAAAACTAATAAAGGCGACATAGAAACTAAAGTTGTAGTAAATGCAGCTGGAGTTTTTGGAGATAAAATAAACAACATGGTAAGTGAAAAAAAATACCATATAACTGCAAGAAAAGGTGAATATTTATTATTTGATAAAACTGTAGGTGATATGGTTCAAAGAACAATATTCCAACTTCCAACAAAGATGGGTAAAGGGGTATTAGTTACTCCAACAGCAGATGGAAACTTACTTTTAGGACCAACTTCTGTAGATGTAGAAGAAAAAGATGATTTTGAAACTACAAGAGAAGGTCTAGATAATGTAGCAGAGAAAGCTAAATTAAGTATAAAAGAAATACCAATGAGACAGGTTATAACATCCTTTGCAGGACTTAGAGCTCATGAAGAAAATAGTGATTTTATAATAGGAGAGGCAGAAGATGCTGAAAACTTCATAAATGCTATAGGAATAGAATCACCTGGTTTAACTAGTGCACCAGCTATAGGTGAGTATATAAGAGAGATGATAGTTGAAAAATTAAAACCAGAAGAAAATAAAGAGTTTAATCCAATTAGAAAAGATATACCTAAATTTAGAGAAATGACAAATGAAGAAAGAAAAGAAATGATAAAAGAAAATTCTGCTTACGGAAAAATAGTCTGTAGATGTGAAGTAGTAACTGAAGGAGAAATAAGAGATGCTATAAGAAGACCTTTAGGTGCTAAAACTGTAGATGGAATAAAAAGAAGAACAAGAGCAGGTATGGGAAGATGCCAATCAGGGTTCTGTTCAAACAGAATAGTTGAAATATTAGCAGAAGAGTTAGGTATAAAAAGAAATGAAGTTACTAAGTTTGGCGGAAATTCAAAAATATTATATTAGAAAACTAATTTAAATTAATGAGGTAATTTAAAGCAAATGCATTGGAGGGCGTAGTATGCAACAATATGATGTAGTTATAATTGGTGGAGGCCCAGCAGGTCTTGCCGCTGCTATAAAAGCTAAAGAAGAAGGCGTAGACAGTATATTAATATTAGAGAGAGATAAAAGATTAGGTGGAATATTAAATCAATGTATTCATAATGGGTTTGGACTTCATACTTTTAAAGAAGAACTTACAGGACCAGAATATGCTCAAAGATTTGTAGATAAAGTGGAAGAAATGAAAATACCATACAAATTAAATACTATGGTAATTGATATGAACAAAGATAAGGTAATAACAGCAGTTAATGAAGAAGACGGATTGATAGAAGTGCAAGCTGAATCTATAGTACTAGCTATGGGTTGTAGAGAAAGATCAAGAGGAGCTATAAATATTCCAGGCACAAGATGTTCAGGGATATATTCAGCAGGAACAGCACAAAAATTTGTAAATATAGAGGGTGAAATGCCAGGAAAGGAAGTAGTTATTTTAGGTTCTGGAGATATAGGACTTATAATGGCTAGAAGAATGACTTTAGAAGGAGCTAAAGTAAAGGCAGTAGTGGAACTTATGCCTTATTCTGGAGGATTAAAAAGAAATATAGTTCAATGTTTGGATGACTTCGGTATTCCTTTAAAATTAGCTCATACTATAACTAAAATAGAAGGAAAAGAAAGATTAGAAGCTGTTACTATAGCAAAGGTAGATGAAAAATTAAAACCTATAAAAGGAACAGAAGAATATATAAAATGTGATACATTACTTTTATCAGTTGGATTGCTTCCAGAAAATGATCTATCAGCAAAAGCAGATGTTAAATTAGGCGTAACTGGTGGTCCAGAAGTAGACGAAACAATGCAAACTAATATAGACGGAGTGTTTGCTTGTGGTAATGTTCTTCACGTACATGATTTGGTAGATTTTGTAACAGAGGAAAGTTATAATGCGGGTAAAAATGCTGCAGATTATGTAAAGGGTAAAAGAGTAGAAGGCGAAAAGATAGATTTAGTTGCAGAAAATGGTGTAGGATACACTGTACCAAAATCAATACACAAAAATAATATAGAAAATACAGTAGATGTTAGATTTAGAGTAAGAAATGTATTTAAAGATAGTTTCATATCTGTATATTTTGATGATGAAAGAGTAGTTCATAGAAAGAAAAAAGTTATAGCTCCAGGTGAGATGGAAACAGTAAAATTAACTAAAGATATGTTTGAAAAACATTCAGATTGCAAAAAAATTACTGTTAAAGTGGAAGGTGAATAATTATGGCTATAAGAGAATTAATATGTATAGGATGTCCATTAGGATGTAATCTAGAAGTAGAAATTGAAGATAAAGAAGTAAAATCAGTTAAGGGAAATACTTGTCCTAGAGGAAAAATATATGCAGAAAAAGAATGTACAAATCCTACAAGAATATTAACCATATCTGTTAATGTAGAAGATGGAGAAGAAGATGTAGTTTGTGTTAAAACAGAAAAAGATATTCCAAAGGGAAAACTAATGGAATGTGTAAAAATATTAAAGAATACAACTGTACAAGCACCTATAAAAATAGGTGATGTAATAGTAGAAAATATAGCAGATACAGGAGTGAATGTTATAGCTACAAAATGCCTAAATTGTAAAAATTAAGAATTAAATATTAATAAGGATAGCTAATATTATATTAGCTGTCTTTGTTGATGCTTAATAAATATTAACAATAAAAGGAAAGAGGGAATGACATAATGGTAAAGGACTTATTTAAACCGGCTCCTCACATAAAAAGAATGCCAAAAGCAAAAATTGATTCAGCTTACAAAAGATATCGTATACAGGTATTTATAAGTATTTATATAGGATATTTAACTTATTATTTTGTAAGAAGTAATTTTTCCTTGGCAAAGGTTTACTTGATACAAGAAGGTTTTACTAAGACTCAGTTAGGTTTTGTAGCTTCAGCTCTTGGTCTTGCCTATGGAGTAAGTAAATTTGTAATGGGAAACTTATCAGATAGATCTAATCCTAGATATTTTTTAGGGGCAGGATTAATTCTATCTGGTATTGTAAACCTATTCTTTCCTATAACGAAAAGTATTACAGCAATGTTTGTATTAATGCTTTTAAATGGATGGTTCCAAGGTATGGGATGGCCACCTTGTGGAAGAACCATGACCCATTGGTTTTCAGACAAAGAACGTGGAGTAAAAATGTCTATATGGAATACCGCCCATAATGTAGGCGGAGGTTTTATTGCTACAATAGTTTTAATTGGTGTGTCTGTGTTTGGAAGTTGGAAGGGAGCTTTTTATCTACCAGCTGTAATAGCCATTATAGTAGGAATTTTATTTATAGTATTTGCAAAGGATACACCTCAATCAGTGGGACTTCCACCAATAGAGGAATATAAAAATGATTATCCAGAAATACAAGTAGAGGATAGAGAAAAAGAATTATCAGGAAAAGAAATATTATTCAAATATGTTTTAAATAATAAATATTTATGGTACATAGCTATTGCAAATATTTTTGTATATCTTGTTAGATATGGAGTTATAAATTGGGTTCCTACCTATTTGAAAGAAGTTAAAAATTTTAATCCTAAGGATTCATCTTTAGCTTTTGCTTTGTTTGAATATGCAGCAATACCAGGAACTATATTTGTTGGATGGTTAAGTGATAAGGTGTTTAATGGTAGACGTGCACCTGTTGGTGTATTTTGTATGATAGGTGTAACTATAGCAACTTATGTATATTGGAAAAGTAATAGTATACTAGCAATAAGCTGTGCACTATCTTCTATAGGAGCTTTAATATATGGACCAGTTATGTTAATAGGCGTTAGTGCCTTAGATTTAGTTCCTAAAAAAGCAGCAGGTACAGCGGCAGGCTTTACAGGATTATTTGGATATATGGGAGGACAAGTATTAGCGGAAGTAGCAATGGGAGCAGTTGTTGATAAATTTAGTTGGAATGGAGGATTTATTTTATTAATGATATCTTCTGTATTAGCTATAATATTCTTATCTTTTACTTGGAATATTCATGATAGATCAGAAAAAGAGTCTGCTGAAGTAGCAGGTTAAAAGTAGAATATATTTTTAGAACTTGACAAAAATAATAAATAAGACATATAATAGATTATAAATTTTAAAGTAAAATATTTATATTCATTGATGAGAAGAGTACTTTTTAATAGAGTTTAAAGCGAGCAGGGTTGGTGTAAGCCTGTAACTAGTTAAAAGGGAAGAGAGTCTCGGAGAAGCTTACTAAGAAAGGTATATTAAAAATAATAATTATGTATTCCATAAGTAAGCCGTTAACTGCGTTAAAGTTTTAAGAGGACTTAATAGTATCAACATATTATAGTTAATATAATTAGAAGTATAATTTAAAAAGAATGCCTCACAATTATATTAAAGATATTTGTATTATTGGGTCAACTAGAGTGGTACCGCGGATAATCCGTCTCTGTTTTTACAGAGGCGGTTTTTTATATGCAATCATTAAAAAATATATATGTCAGAACACTAACTAATAATTATAATTTAAGAAAATATTCTATAGATTAGAGTAAATAATTATATAAAAGCTTAAAAATATTATTAAATGAAAAACTAATTTTAAATATTAAAACCTTATAATAAAACTTAAATATAAAAACTTGGAGGTAGATGAAATCATGGATTACAAAAATATAGTAGCTGAAAGAATAAAAGAAAATACAGAATTAGAAATTGATGTAATAGAAAAACTTATAGAGATTCCACCAAAGAAAGAAATGGGAGATTATGCTTTCCCATGCTTCCAATTAGCTAAGACTTTTAGAAAGGCTCCAAATTTAATAGCAGAGGAATTAAAAGAAAAAATAAATAAAGAAGGTTTTGAAAAGGTAGTAACTGTAGGACCTTACTTAAATTTCTTTGTAGATAAAACTATACTCATAAAAGATGTATTAGAAAAAGTTTTAAATGAAAAAGAAAAATATGGTTCTTCTAAAGTAGGAGAAGGAAAGAATGTAGTAGTTGAATATTCATCACCAAACATTGCAAAACCATTCCATATAGGACATTTATTTACTACAGCTATAGGTAATGCACTATATAAAATATTATCCTTTGAAGGTTATAATTGTATAGGAATTAACCATCTAGGAGACTGGGGAACACAATTTGGTAAACTTATATCTGCATATAGAAGATGGGTAGATGAAGAAGCACTAGAAAAGGATGCTATAGGAGAACTTTTAAGAATATATGTTAAATTCCATGAAGAAGCAGAAAAAGACCCTGAACTTGAAAAAGAAGCTAGATTAAACTTTAAAAACTTAGAAGATGGTTCAGAGGAAGAAACTGAATTATGGAATAGATTTAAAGATCTAAGTTTAAAAGAATTCAACAAAGTTTATGACATGTTAGGAATAAAATTTGATTCTCTTGCAGGAGAAAGTTTCTATAGTGATAAAATGGATGCAGTAGTTCAAGAAATAGATGATAAGGGATTATTAGTAGATAGTAATGGAGCAAAGGTAGTTATGCTTGATGAATACAATATACCACCTTGTATGATTAAAAAATCTGACGGTGCAACTATCTATGCTACTCGTGACTTAGCAGCTGCTATATATAGAAAGAAAACTTATGATTTCCACAAGTGTATATATGTAGTTGGAACTCCTCAAGCATTACATTTTAAACAAGTATTTACTACTTTAAAACTTATGGGACATGATTGGGCAGATGATTGTAAACATGTAGGTTTTGGTCTTGTTAAATTAGCAAATAAAAAGCTATCTACAAGAAATGGAGATGTTGTATTCTTAGAAGACTTATTAAATCAGTCTGTTGAAGAAACATTAAAAATTATAAATGAGAAAAATCCTAATTTGAAAAACAAAGAAGAGACAGCTAAAAAACTTGGTATAGGTGCAGTTGTGTTCACATACCTAAAAAATAATAGAGAAAGAGATATTGTATTTGACTGGAAGGAAATACTATCCTTTGATGGAGAAACAGGTCCTTATGTAGAATATAGCTATGCAAGAGGAAAAAGCGTATTAAGAAAGGCCGGAGAATTAACTGGAGAAGTAGATTATTCTAAATTATCATCTAAAGAAGAGTTTGAATTAGCGAAACTTCTTGGAGGCTTTAATGATGCCATAATGAACGCTATAAATAAATTAGAACCATCTATGGTAACTAGATACGTAATTGAAGTAGCAAAAGCTTTCAATAAATTTTATAATGCTCATGGTATATTAAATGCAGAAGATAATGATGTAAAATTAGCAAGAGTAAAACTTGTAGAAGCTACTTGTCAAGTAATAAAAAATGCTCTTAACCTATTAGGCATAGACGTAGTTGAAGAAATGTAAAAATAAAGTATATGATTTTATTCATTGAAAAGGGTGTCTTAAAAATAGAACGGATTTAATTTTAACACCGCAAAGATAAAAAATACACTTATAAATGAATTCATTTTGCTAAGAAGTTCTAAATCTTACTACATTAAAAATTTTCTACCCGATAGAGGCGCCTTACTTGGCTTAACTACCGACTACTCACTTCCGTGAGGAATTACGTAAATTTTTAATTGGGTAATATTAAGAACTACTAAAGCTCATTTATATATTTATTACGTATATTTTTTATCTTTGCTACATTAAAATTAGATTTGTTTCTAAGACATCCTTTTTAATTTAGCTAATATAATTGGATATACAAAATTGCCTTATTTATTAAATAATAAATAAGGCATTCCAAGTAACTTTAAGATAGATGATAAATTATAGAATATATTTTTATCCCATAACTACCTGATCTAATACTCCTATCTTGTTAAAGTTAAGAGTAAAGATCGGCTATGTCCCTGGATGACCATTTTCTCCTAAAAGATAACGACTTCTAAGGATTAAAACTCCTAAGAATTCTGTTAATAAGCTTTAGAAGGAGTAGAAACTCTATGTGAAGCCAAGAACTCTGTTTATAATTCAGATGTAAATGACCATGACAAGGGGGCTAGAATACCTTGTAAACTATATATTGGGGAAAGGAAGATGTAAATGAAAATTAAAACTTTTAAAGTAGAGCAGTGGATGAATAAATATGAAAATGATGCAATATATAATTTGGCAGAAACTTGTATAGATTCATTAACATTGAAAGAATTATTAAATTTAGGTGGAAAGAATTTTGAGGAGTATATGATAAGTCTAGGGGATATTCGTATGACATACAGCCATATCTATGGATCACCTAAGCTTTTAAAAGGAATAGCTTCTCTTTTTCAGAATGTGAAGACAGAACAAATTATACCAACCCATGGAGCTATCGGTGCTAATCACCAAGTGCTTATAACTATTTTAGAGCCAGGAGATAGCATGGTATCTGTGGCCCCTACATATCAGCAACATTATTCTATTCCAGAGTCTATGGGTACAAAGGTTAATATTCTTAAACTTTTACCTGAAAATAATTTTTTACCAGACTTACAAGAGCTAAAGAAAATGGTGAATTCAAATACAAAGCTTATCACAATTAATAATCCTAATAACCCATCAGGATCTTTAATTCCTGTAGAGCTACTTAAACAAATCGTTGATATTGCAAAGAGTGTGGATGCTTATGTGCTTAGTGACGAGGTCTATAGAGGTATTACTGAGGATGGAAGTTATATGCCTTCAATTGTAGATCTTTATGAAAAAGGCATTAGTGTAGGAAGCATGTCAAAGACATTTTCTCTTGCAGGACTACGCCTTGGATGGATTGTTTCAAAAGATGAGAAAATAATTAATTTGTGCAGGGAGAGAAGAGATTATGACACTATAAGTTGTGGTGTGTTGGATGATATTTTTGCTGCTTTGGCTTTGGAAAATAAGGATGCAATTTTAGAGAGAAACCGCAAAATCGTTATGAAAAATAGAGCTTTACTTGATCAGTGGGTGAGCTCAGAACCACGAGTATCATATGTAAAGCCGGTTGCTGGTAATACAGCATTAATTTATTATAATCTGGACATGCATTCCTATGAATTTTGTGAAAAGCTTTTAAAGGAGACAGGAGTATTTTATACTCCAGGAGAATGTTTTGACTTAGATTATTGTTTCCGTATTGGTTATGCTTTTGACTCTAAAACCTTAATGGAAGGTTTAGAGAAAACTAGTGAATTCATATTTAATCTTCCAAGAAGATAATAGGAAGAAAAAATCAACAAAAAAAATTTACAAGTGAACTATTGTTACTTTAAATAATATCATTTGGTAAGCTGTATCCATATTTCAAAGGATTGAAATAAATTATACTTTAAGTAATAAAAATATTAAGTAGTGGATATTTTCATAGATAATTCTCTGGGAGAAAGTTTTGTACCTATATAATTTTAAATATATAATATGTAGCAAATATATGTTATTATTAAACTATAATGATTAATTATAGAATTTTCACAAAATTATTTTCATATGTAAATATATGATTTATGGAGGGGATTAATATGGTTTCTGATATTATGAATACACATGTTATTGTTCTTAATCCTAAGGATAGTATAAAAAAGGCATTAAATCTTATGAATGAAAACAATATAAATGGAGCCCCTGTAGCTAATGAAGAGGGGAATTTAATAGGAATGATAGTAAAGGCTGATATTTATAGATTTTTGATGGAAGAGGGACATTATGATACTTGTCCTGTAGAGTGGGTTATGACTAAAGAAGTTTTTACTGCCTCAGATGAGGAGGATGTTATATCTATAGCTAAGAAAATTTTAGATAAAGATATAATAGCAATGCCAATAGTAGATTCTTCAAAAAAACTTTTAGGAATAGTATCCATTGAGGATATATTAAAAAGTTTAATATATAAATTAAAGTAAATAAAGGGTCAGTTATAACATACTAAAATAAATATTCTTATAAATATAATGAACGTTTAAATAATTAAAGAAAGAAAAGCTATGAATTTAGAAATTATATTCTAAATTCATAGCTTTTAAATTTAAAAATTAAACTTGTATTTTATAAAGTTTAATGCATAGGTATTCTTATTTATCTTAAACTTTGTTTTTATTCATTTGTTCTTTTTCTTTTTTACTGCTACAAGAACAACCTGTTGGACACGATGAACAATCACATTGTCCAGAGGTTTTCTTTTTAATATTTTTAGCTAGTATATATATGGCTAAAAGTATTATAACTATAGCTATAATTATTTCCATGGTATTTAATCACCTTCTTTTTAAATTATATGATTAAAGCACCTACGTTGTATATTAAGAAAGATATAATCCATGCTAATATAATCTGATAAGTAACAGAAAATAAAGCCATTTTAGAGCCATATTCTTTTCTCATAGTAGCTACTACAGATACACAAGGAGTATATAATAAAACAAAAACTAAGAAAGAATAAGCAGATAATGGACTAAAATGATTTAAAAGAGTAACTTTTAAATCTCCACCATATATAACGCCCATAGTTCCAACAATAACTTCTTTAGCCATAAGACCTGTTAACAAGGAGACAGAAGTTTGCCATCCTGAAAAACCTAATGGTTTAAAGATAGGTGATAAAACTCTACCTAGGGAGGCTAAAAAGCTTTCATTTATGTCTACCATTCCAGAAAAATTAAAATTAGAAAGTAACCAAACAATAACTGAAATTGAGAATATTATAGTTCCAGCTTTTTTCAAAAATCCTTTACCCTTATCCCATGTATGAAGCATTAAATTTTTAAATTCAGGCATTTTATATTCAGGAAGTTCTATTATAAAAGGTTCTTCATCTTTTTTAAATAAAGTGTTTTTGAATAGAAGTCCTATTATAAATGCTAATAGTATTCCCAAAATATATAAAGAAAAAACTATAGAAGTTTCATGGCCTGAAAAAAATACAGAAGCAAATAGAGCATAAACAGGCAATCTAGCATTACAGGACATTAAAGGAACCAATAATGCGGTAAGTTTTCTATCTCTTTCACTTTCTAAGGTTCTAGCAGACATTATTCCAGGTACAGAACAACCAAAACCAACTACCATAGGTATAAAAGCTTTACCGGAAAGTCCCATTTTTCTCATTAGCTTGTCCATTATAAAGGCTGCCCTTGCCATATAGCCACTATCTTCTAAAAAGGATATACCCAAAAACAAAGTAAGGATTACAGGTAAAAATACTATTACAGAGCCAACCCCAGCTACTATACCATCTAATAATAAAGATTTAAACCAAGGAGCTGTGCTTGCTAATAAAGTACCTAGGTAAGGTATTAAACTATCATTTAATAAGCCATCTATATAGTCCGCTAAAGGTGTACCTACCCAGTTAAAGGTGAACTTAAATATAATATATAATATTCCTAAAAATAAGGGATAGGCAAGTACTGGATTAAGGACTATTTTATCAATTTTATCCGTATTAGAAATAGTCTTTTTTTCTTCTAAAGTAACTGCTTTTTCGAAAATATTACCAATGAATTTATAAGCATCTCTTTCACTTTCAAAATTATAATCATTGTTATCTTTGTAACTTAAAAAAGTTTTATTTTCTAAAGTTTCTATTAGTTTATCAATTCCTATACCCTTTGAGGCTATTATAGGAATAACTTTAACATTAAGTTCTTTAGATAAAATATCATAATTTATTTTTATGCCTTTATTTTCCGCTACATCTATCATGTTAAGTACTAAAATAATAGGTTTATTAAATTGTTTTAGTTGAGTAGTTAAGTATAGATTTCTATCCAAATTTGAAGCATCTACAATATCAATTATTACGTCAACATTTCCATTGATGAGAAAATTCTTAGATACTTTTTCCTCATTAGAAAAGGTATCCATGGCATATATGCCAGGTAAATCCACAATTTTAATAGAATCATTAACAAAACCTTCCTTTTTTTCTACTGTTACACCCGCCCAGTTTCCAACATATTGATTAGAGCCGGTAAGTTGATTAAAAAGGGAGGTTTTACCTACATTAGGATTACCAAGTAATGCGGTTGTTATCATATTTGCCCTCCAGTCTATTTATCTACAGATATAAATTTAGCATCTTTTTTTCTTATAGCTAAATCAAATCCTCTTAAATTTATTAGTATGGGGTCTCCTAATGGAGCCCTTTTTTTTAAGGATATTTCTGTGCCTTCGATACAGCCTAATGCCATTAGTCTTTTAACTAATTTTTCGTTGCCAGAAATACTAGAAATCTTAGCAGTTTGGCCAGGTAATAATTCACAGATACTCATAATATTCACTCCTTGTTGAAAATAGTTATCAATATTTATAATAATATTTTAGCATCAAGAATAATGAAAGTCAATTTAATTTATAACAATAATATTAGGTTTTGAGTAGAATAAATATTGGAGATTTATAGGGAAAATATTAAATTATAATATGAAAATAAAATTTATATTGATTTTTATAAAAACTGAAAATTCTGTAAAAAACAACAGATAGATGTTTGGTTTTATTAAATGATATAATGATTATATAATATGTTTAATATAATTTTAATTATTTAAGCTGTATGCTAAAGTTTAAGGGGCTAAATTATAGAGGTGAAATAAGTTGAGAAAAAAACAAAATATATACAAAAGCAGTGAATATATTTATATAAAAGACGATGAAAAGAGAAAAGCTAAAAGAAAAGAATGCAATATATATATATACTATCCTAGAGTAAATAATAAAAGTATATATGAGAATTATGGTGAAGATTTAGCCAAAATGGAAGTTGTAGATATATCTAAATTTGGAGTTAAATTAAAAACTAAAATAGAGCTAAAGGAAGATGATTTTATAAACTTTTCTTTAAGATTATCAGAAAAACCTTCCTTTTGGTGTATGGCTATAGTAAGAAGAATAGAAACCTATGAAGGTTATTTTATAGTAGGATGTGAGTTTTTATCTTTAACATTAGAACAAATGAGAGATATAGAAAAATATGTACTGTATATCAAGTAATTAAGGAGGTTTATTATGAACATTGCAGCATTTTTTGATATTGATGGAACTTTATACAGAGAAGGACTTATAACAGAGGTTTTTAAAAAATTAGTAAAATATGAGGTTATAGAGGCAGAAAGATGGTATAACGAAGTAAGACCAGAATATATTAAATGGGATAAAAGACAGGGTAATTATGATAATTATCTCTTAAAAATGGCAGATATATATATAGAAGCTATTAAAGGATTGCATAAATCCCAAGTAGAGTTTATTGCAAAGAAAGTAGTAGAACAAAAAGGAGA contains the following coding sequences:
- a CDS encoding FeoB-associated Cys-rich membrane protein; this encodes MEIIIAIVIILLAIYILAKNIKKKTSGQCDCSSCPTGCSCSSKKEKEQMNKNKV
- a CDS encoding FeoA family protein, which encodes MSICELLPGQTAKISSISGNEKLVKRLMALGCIEGTEISLKKRAPLGDPILINLRGFDLAIRKKDAKFISVDK
- a CDS encoding PilZ domain-containing protein — encoded protein: MRKKQNIYKSSEYIYIKDDEKRKAKRKECNIYIYYPRVNNKSIYENYGEDLAKMEVVDISKFGVKLKTKIELKEDDFINFSLRLSEKPSFWCMAIVRRIETYEGYFIVGCEFLSLTLEQMRDIEKYVLYIK
- a CDS encoding aminotransferase, with translation MKIKTFKVEQWMNKYENDAIYNLAETCIDSLTLKELLNLGGKNFEEYMISLGDIRMTYSHIYGSPKLLKGIASLFQNVKTEQIIPTHGAIGANHQVLITILEPGDSMVSVAPTYQQHYSIPESMGTKVNILKLLPENNFLPDLQELKKMVNSNTKLITINNPNNPSGSLIPVELLKQIVDIAKSVDAYVLSDEVYRGITEDGSYMPSIVDLYEKGISVGSMSKTFSLAGLRLGWIVSKDEKIINLCRERRDYDTISCGVLDDIFAALALENKDAILERNRKIVMKNRALLDQWVSSEPRVSYVKPVAGNTALIYYNLDMHSYEFCEKLLKETGVFYTPGECFDLDYCFRIGYAFDSKTLMEGLEKTSEFIFNLPRR
- a CDS encoding CBS domain-containing protein, which translates into the protein MVSDIMNTHVIVLNPKDSIKKALNLMNENNINGAPVANEEGNLIGMIVKADIYRFLMEEGHYDTCPVEWVMTKEVFTASDEEDVISIAKKILDKDIIAMPIVDSSKKLLGIVSIEDILKSLIYKLK
- the feoB gene encoding ferrous iron transport protein B, with translation MITTALLGNPNVGKTSLFNQLTGSNQYVGNWAGVTVEKKEGFVNDSIKIVDLPGIYAMDTFSNEEKVSKNFLINGNVDVIIDIVDASNLDRNLYLTTQLKQFNKPIILVLNMIDVAENKGIKINYDILSKELNVKVIPIIASKGIGIDKLIETLENKTFLSYKDNNDYNFESERDAYKFIGNIFEKAVTLEEKKTISNTDKIDKIVLNPVLAYPLFLGILYIIFKFTFNWVGTPLADYIDGLLNDSLIPYLGTLLASTAPWFKSLLLDGIVAGVGSVIVFLPVILTLFLGISFLEDSGYMARAAFIMDKLMRKMGLSGKAFIPMVVGFGCSVPGIMSARTLESERDRKLTALLVPLMSCNARLPVYALFASVFFSGHETSIVFSLYILGILLAFIIGLLFKNTLFKKDEEPFIIELPEYKMPEFKNLMLHTWDKGKGFLKKAGTIIFSISVIVWLLSNFNFSGMVDINESFLASLGRVLSPIFKPLGFSGWQTSVSLLTGLMAKEVIVGTMGVIYGGDLKVTLLNHFSPLSAYSFLVFVLLYTPCVSVVATMRKEYGSKMALFSVTYQIILAWIISFLIYNVGALII